In the genome of Acidobacteriota bacterium, the window TATCGGGACCAAGCCGATTTATGGAATTTACTTTGGTCTTGGCGTCAGAGGGCTTGGAACCGATATGTATTACGGGGATGGCAAGCTGGGGGCAGTTTCCGCCTTGGCAAGTCCGACGGACATTCCCATAAAAGTGGGTGAAACGGGGATTCTTAAGCTGAGTGCAAATGCTGCGAAAGGGTTTCAAGCAGGAATTGAGAAGCTTCCATTTGCAGACACCCATAAAATATTGATCATTCCCCAAGTGGTGAACTTCGGTGATGGTACCGGATATATCTGCAACTCTCCATACCCGGCAAAAAGAGAAAATAAGCATTAACCGAGCTAAAACACTTTACGCTCTAGCTGCGGAAATACCTTCGAGACTTTGCCGAGAAGGTAATCGCCATAAGTGCCGCTGAAGTTGTGAACGCTGGCTTGATCCCAACGTTCCTGGCGGTCGTCGTGGATTTGAATTCCCATTGGAATCGTTTTCACTTTGGCGTTGAAGTTCGGATCGAAGAAGAAAGGAAATGACAGCCGATCCCGCGAAGATTGGTTGCGGACTCGGTGAGGCGTTGAGCGATAAAGGCCGCGGGTCATTCGATCCAGCATGTCGCCAATGTTGCAGACGAAGGTATTTTCAATGGGTGGCGCTTCGATCCATCCGGATTTCGATTTCACCTGCAAGCCGCCACAATCATCCTGTTTCAAAATCGTCAACAAGCCGTAATCGGTATGTTCGCCAACGCCCCAGCTTGCGTAATTGCCTGCAGGGTAGTTGAAGATGCGAAAGAGCATCAGCGGATCGGCGGTGTAGCGGTCTGCAAAGTAGCTTTCTTCCTGCTCCAAACTCAACGCAATTCCAGCCATCAGCTTGTGACCAAGCTCAGTCATCGCGGCCATATAATCCAACACAGTTTCTCGAAAGAAGGGAGGGTGTGCAGGGAACAGATTTGCGCCGTGCATTGGCGTTCCGGCTTTGACCAGCGGATGATTCGGGCCAAGCTCTGCGCCGAAGTAAATGCCTTCTTTCCAATCCGGTTGCCCGGAAGTGAGTTCATCACCAACAGGGAAGTAGCCGCGCCAAGCTCTGCCGCCGAGCGCCATGAGGATTTCCAGCTTGCGTTCCAGCGGCTGCGCGAAAAACTGACGGCTCAAGCTTTCCAGCCGTTCCTGCAACGTTCCATCAACGCCGTGGCCTGAGATGTAAAAGAACCCAAACTCGCAGCAGGCATGTTTGATCTGATCAGCGACAGATTGGCGATTGGCTGTGCTATCCAGCAATGGGCGGATATTGATTATGGGAAGTTGCAAGGGCATCTTCAAATCAAATTTCAGCAACTGTAAGAGCTAAAACAAAACAACGGAATAAACGAAAAGAACGGAACAAATGGAAAAGGGAAGGAAAGAAAGTTCCGTTCATTCCGTTATTTCCGTCTGTTCCGTTGTCTCTTTGGTTTTGTTGAACGGAGCTTTTGCTTCCCTTCAGTACTTGGGCACATTCGGATCAACTTGATCCGACCAGGCCAGAATGCCACCTTTCAGGTTACGAATCTTTTTGAAGCCCGCGTCTTTCAACACGCCGTAGGCTTTGGCGCTGCGACCACCCATTTTGCAATGAACGACGATTTCGTCGTCGGGATTCAATTCACCAACACGGGAAGGAAATTCGCCGAGCGGAATCAGTTTCGATCCGTATTGTTCCAGATTGC includes:
- a CDS encoding isopenicillin N synthase family oxygenase produces the protein MPLQLPIINIRPLLDSTANRQSVADQIKHACCEFGFFYISGHGVDGTLQERLESLSRQFFAQPLERKLEILMALGGRAWRGYFPVGDELTSGQPDWKEGIYFGAELGPNHPLVKAGTPMHGANLFPAHPPFFRETVLDYMAAMTELGHKLMAGIALSLEQEESYFADRYTADPLMLFRIFNYPAGNYASWGVGEHTDYGLLTILKQDDCGGLQVKSKSGWIEAPPIENTFVCNIGDMLDRMTRGLYRSTPHRVRNQSSRDRLSFPFFFDPNFNAKVKTIPMGIQIHDDRQERWDQASVHNFSGTYGDYLLGKVSKVFPQLERKVF